A region from the Nonlabens sp. YIK11 genome encodes:
- a CDS encoding T9SS type A sorting domain-containing protein, with amino-acid sequence MTRNYFTIIFSFFIATICVHAQQVTYNGNGNTGFGGPVGNGTLQLTDDGTTVTGTFTKGGAGFNDTMVIYISASSTGRTNTVDINDTSDDYRRAVSNANSSAIFFPPGFEVSHAIAINTNQPKLFSIPSNGNVGTGAGNNELNFIKNVGSGFNSGDVSFTFSFNWSDLGLDGSTGLNFGFLATYGNPNDGDPNGMFSSDEALGGGISAGNPGKLNEMTFTQYFDYPQGRTLGIAATASAGFWSSPGVWTNGNPPGAEDQITIQNAVITDVPITIDNSITVNTGSTLTIAANQVMNLNGSLTNNGTTRFASSASGTAQLLNSATATVNGDITVERFIPAANNNRRAFRFVTSAVNTSGSIFANWQDNGNSVPGVGTHITGSETGANGFDATPSGNPSMFSFDNTDVSANQQVAWQPIDNTDVNTLSAGTPYRLFIRGDRNYNLTATPAPAPNSNVVLRATGTPDLDGATFSNLNEVGGNFSLVGNPFQAVVDFRNLTKSNLNTNFIYVWNANKATQGGYETISTGTTDPTETPFLYVQPGQSFFVATAGDGAASIGFELDDRSPSNSNLVTFSNEDVASMKLTLYSMVDGNTVRLDDLKIVFDGDNEININDSNKIFNPEENLSLLKGSSYLAYESRALPDNDEEMQLNLLNYKRNDYSMSIRVDNLASEATAILVDRFLNTEQTLSEGLNNIDFQINNQDMSADADRFYIKFTKDTASLIDSQNLVLKVYPNPTNGDQLNITTAGFDSTDLTLTITNLLGQTIATKAIVNTGNTAKIDVSTIANGMYIFEITDGSTSKSSKVILN; translated from the coding sequence ATGACAAGAAATTACTTTACGATAATCTTTTCGTTTTTTATAGCAACGATTTGTGTACACGCACAACAAGTTACTTACAATGGAAATGGGAATACCGGTTTTGGAGGACCTGTTGGCAACGGTACTCTTCAATTGACAGATGATGGGACAACGGTCACAGGAACTTTTACTAAAGGTGGTGCGGGCTTCAATGATACCATGGTAATTTACATATCTGCAAGTTCGACTGGTAGAACAAATACTGTAGATATTAATGACACCAGCGATGATTATCGACGTGCAGTATCAAATGCAAATTCTTCTGCTATCTTTTTCCCTCCTGGTTTTGAGGTTTCTCATGCAATAGCAATCAATACTAACCAGCCAAAATTGTTTTCTATTCCAAGTAACGGTAACGTCGGCACTGGTGCTGGAAATAATGAACTTAATTTTATAAAAAATGTTGGCTCAGGGTTTAATTCTGGTGATGTTTCTTTTACATTCTCTTTTAATTGGAGTGATTTAGGGCTTGACGGCTCAACTGGTCTTAATTTTGGATTCTTAGCTACCTACGGGAATCCGAATGACGGAGATCCGAATGGAATGTTTTCATCTGACGAAGCGTTAGGTGGCGGAATCTCTGCAGGAAATCCAGGGAAACTCAACGAAATGACTTTTACACAATATTTTGATTACCCACAAGGTAGAACCCTAGGCATTGCGGCCACGGCAAGTGCAGGTTTTTGGAGCAGTCCAGGCGTTTGGACCAATGGAAATCCTCCTGGAGCAGAAGACCAAATCACCATTCAAAATGCCGTTATAACAGATGTACCTATTACCATCGATAATTCTATAACGGTCAATACCGGTTCTACTTTGACAATAGCAGCTAATCAAGTCATGAACCTCAACGGTTCTTTGACTAACAATGGAACGACTCGTTTTGCCAGTAGTGCCAGCGGTACCGCCCAATTATTAAATAGTGCCACGGCTACCGTTAACGGTGACATCACGGTAGAACGATTTATTCCTGCAGCAAATAATAATAGAAGAGCGTTTCGTTTTGTAACCTCTGCAGTGAATACATCAGGATCAATTTTTGCCAACTGGCAAGACAACGGCAATAGCGTACCAGGAGTTGGAACCCATATAACGGGTTCAGAAACTGGTGCTAATGGTTTTGATGCTACTCCTTCTGGTAATCCATCGATGTTCTCATTTGACAATACAGACGTTTCTGCAAATCAGCAGGTGGCATGGCAACCTATTGACAATACAGATGTGAATACTCTTAGCGCTGGAACGCCCTACCGTTTATTCATACGTGGCGACCGTAATTATAACTTAACCGCTACACCAGCACCAGCACCTAACAGTAATGTCGTTCTACGCGCTACAGGAACCCCTGATCTTGATGGAGCTACATTTAGCAATTTGAATGAAGTAGGTGGCAACTTTAGCCTCGTCGGTAACCCTTTCCAAGCAGTTGTAGATTTTAGGAACCTGACCAAATCTAACTTGAATACTAATTTCATTTACGTATGGAACGCTAATAAAGCGACACAAGGTGGTTATGAAACGATTAGTACAGGTACTACAGATCCTACGGAAACTCCGTTTTTATATGTCCAGCCAGGTCAATCGTTTTTTGTGGCAACAGCGGGAGATGGCGCTGCATCCATAGGGTTTGAACTGGATGACAGATCGCCTTCCAACAGCAATTTGGTCACATTCTCAAATGAAGATGTTGCAAGTATGAAGTTAACTTTGTATTCTATGGTGGATGGTAATACTGTGCGCCTGGATGATCTTAAAATTGTTTTTGATGGTGACAACGAGATCAACATTAACGATTCCAATAAGATTTTCAATCCTGAAGAAAACTTGTCGCTTCTTAAAGGATCTTCTTACTTGGCTTATGAAAGTAGAGCCTTACCAGATAACGATGAAGAAATGCAGCTAAATCTGCTTAACTATAAGCGTAACGACTATAGCATGAGTATTAGAGTCGATAATCTGGCTAGCGAGGCGACTGCGATACTAGTCGATCGATTTTTGAATACAGAACAGACGTTGTCTGAAGGTCTCAACAATATTGACTTTCAAATCAACAATCAGGATATGAGTGCTGATGCCGATCGTTTCTACATCAAGTTTACTAAAGATACGGCTAGCCTTATCGACAGTCAAAATCTGGTTTTGAAGGTGTACCCTAACCCAACCAATGGTGACCAACTAAACATCACCACTGCTGGGTTCGATTCCACTGATTTGACATTAACAATCACTAATTTATTAGGTCAAACTATAGCTACTAAAGCGATTGTAAATACAGGTAACACAGCAAAAATCGATGTGTCGACTATCGCAAATGGCATGTATATTTTTGAGATTACAGATGGTAGCACATCCAAATCTAGCAAGGTGATTTTGAATTAG
- a CDS encoding tyrosine-type recombinase/integrase gives MTVKVTLRKKTITRGRQSLYLDFYPPIKNPNKDGFTRREFLGLYILSKPKTTTEKQSNKQKLYIAEQLCLKRENELNKPEIYTAFELDQKRKIEAGNKCFIKYCQGLASERKGSNKKSWKSALNYLVEFCNGSIKFNELNIDVLERYKRYLLNSNSVRSKKSKLSQNTAHSYFNKVKAALKSGFKDGYLAEDLSSKVNPIPKAETRREFLTQDELIRLYQTDCNNPLLKKAALFSALTGLRFSDIKALTWGKIRHIDNLGYMIFFDQLKTGSPEYHPISKEAYELLGEKRKEYDFVFEGLEYSAYQNKHLYQWIGAAGITKEITFHCFRHTYATLQLLGGTDIYTVSKMLGHKDVGTTQVYAKITNESKFKAAGKIKLRKS, from the coding sequence ATGACTGTAAAAGTTACACTAAGAAAAAAAACTATTACTAGAGGCCGTCAAAGCCTTTACTTAGACTTTTACCCTCCTATAAAAAACCCAAATAAGGATGGGTTTACTAGAAGGGAGTTCCTTGGTCTATATATACTTTCCAAACCAAAAACAACCACTGAGAAACAGTCGAACAAGCAAAAGTTGTATATCGCAGAGCAATTGTGTTTAAAAAGAGAAAACGAACTAAACAAACCAGAAATATACACTGCCTTCGAGTTAGATCAGAAAAGAAAAATCGAGGCAGGGAATAAATGTTTTATTAAGTATTGTCAAGGTCTAGCTTCCGAGCGAAAAGGAAGTAATAAGAAGTCTTGGAAGTCCGCTTTAAACTATTTAGTTGAGTTTTGCAACGGCAGCATCAAGTTCAACGAACTAAATATTGACGTTTTAGAAAGATATAAGAGATATCTATTGAATAGTAATAGCGTACGTAGTAAAAAGAGTAAGCTATCTCAAAATACCGCTCATTCGTATTTTAATAAAGTCAAAGCAGCCTTAAAATCAGGGTTCAAAGATGGCTACTTAGCCGAAGATTTAAGTTCAAAGGTTAACCCTATTCCAAAGGCCGAAACCAGACGTGAGTTTTTAACGCAGGATGAATTGATACGACTTTATCAAACTGATTGTAACAACCCTTTATTGAAAAAAGCAGCGTTATTTTCTGCTCTTACGGGTTTGCGATTCTCGGATATTAAAGCATTGACATGGGGTAAAATAAGGCATATCGATAATCTTGGGTACATGATATTTTTTGATCAATTAAAAACGGGTTCTCCAGAGTACCACCCTATTTCAAAAGAAGCATATGAGCTGCTTGGAGAAAAAAGAAAAGAGTATGACTTCGTTTTTGAAGGATTGGAATATTCCGCATACCAAAATAAGCACCTTTATCAATGGATTGGAGCTGCGGGAATCACAAAAGAAATCACTTTCCACTGCTTTAGGCACACCTATGCAACTCTCCAATTACTAGGGGGTACTGACATTTATACCGTCTCAAAAATGTTGGGACATAAAGACGTCGGAACGACTCAGGTGTATGCAAAAATCACTAACGAGAGTAAATTCAAAGCTGCTGGAAAAATCAAACTCAGAAAATCATGA
- a CDS encoding DUF2075 domain-containing protein, producing MSDFLPTNFEINSYIFHGIDEYNVKDNYTLNNYPIVYIIYDLESSTAYVGESTNALQRMQNHLSHPEKKKLKYVYIISSPNFNKSATLDIESYLIKYMVADEKFILLNGNAGIVDHNYYQKPAYYEVFKNIWENLKLQKVAVKDILQIDNSDLFKYSPYKALTADQHKAIYQYLKLILNRSESTVFVQGSAGTGKTILAVYLIKMLLTKVDIDDYEDAEGINLLELEFVKEIQESNRDLKIALVVPMVSLRKTLENVFRNVKGLKPSMVIGPSAVTKQDYDILIVDEAHRLKRRKGITNYRSHDNNNRLLGYGNEGTELDWIMRCSKHQLFFYDSAQSIRPSDIPQSVFDKLKVNTGSHVIELTSQLRAKGGVDYIRFVDRLLNHQLPEVAEPFNATTYDLKLFKNMSEMVDVLRLKESEYGLSRMMAGYGWKWKSKNANVPDAIIDGIELTWNRVPHDWINSTKDLKEIGCIHTVQGYDLNYAGVIFGNEIKYDAVNHEIYIDKENYYDTKGSVGIDDPNQLKEYVINIYKTMMYRGILGTYVYVVDDELRGYLSKYINLKG from the coding sequence ATGAGTGATTTTCTACCTACAAATTTTGAAATAAACTCGTATATCTTTCATGGCATCGATGAGTACAATGTCAAGGATAATTACACCTTGAACAATTACCCTATTGTTTATATAATTTATGATTTAGAATCTTCAACTGCGTATGTTGGTGAAAGCACTAATGCATTACAAAGGATGCAAAATCATTTATCGCACCCTGAAAAAAAGAAGCTGAAATACGTCTACATAATTAGCAGCCCGAACTTCAATAAGTCTGCGACATTGGACATTGAGTCATATTTAATTAAATATATGGTAGCTGATGAGAAGTTTATACTTCTCAACGGAAATGCAGGTATAGTCGACCATAATTATTATCAAAAGCCAGCATACTACGAAGTTTTTAAAAACATTTGGGAAAACCTGAAACTGCAAAAAGTGGCGGTTAAAGACATCCTTCAAATAGACAACTCGGATTTATTTAAATATTCACCATATAAAGCACTTACTGCAGACCAACATAAAGCCATTTATCAGTATTTAAAACTTATTCTTAATCGTTCGGAAAGTACAGTATTTGTACAAGGTTCAGCTGGAACTGGAAAAACTATATTAGCCGTCTATCTGATAAAAATGCTGCTAACAAAGGTAGATATTGACGATTATGAGGATGCGGAAGGTATAAATCTCTTAGAACTTGAATTTGTAAAGGAGATTCAGGAGTCTAACAGGGATTTAAAGATCGCTTTAGTTGTTCCAATGGTATCTTTAAGGAAAACACTCGAAAACGTTTTTAGAAACGTAAAGGGACTAAAACCGTCTATGGTGATCGGACCTTCTGCCGTTACAAAACAAGATTATGATATATTGATTGTTGACGAAGCTCACCGACTAAAGAGACGAAAAGGTATAACCAACTATAGAAGCCACGATAATAATAATAGATTATTAGGATATGGCAATGAAGGAACAGAGTTGGACTGGATAATGAGATGCAGCAAACACCAATTATTTTTTTATGATTCTGCGCAGTCCATAAGACCATCAGATATACCACAAAGTGTTTTTGACAAGTTAAAAGTGAATACAGGGTCTCATGTCATAGAATTAACCTCTCAACTAAGAGCAAAGGGTGGCGTTGACTACATACGGTTTGTAGACCGTCTACTTAACCATCAATTACCTGAAGTTGCCGAACCGTTTAATGCAACCACTTATGATTTAAAACTTTTTAAAAACATGTCAGAGATGGTTGATGTTTTGAGATTAAAGGAAAGTGAATATGGTTTATCAAGAATGATGGCAGGATACGGATGGAAATGGAAAAGTAAAAATGCAAATGTTCCAGATGCAATTATTGACGGTATAGAGTTAACTTGGAATAGAGTTCCACACGATTGGATCAACAGCACTAAGGACTTAAAAGAAATAGGTTGCATCCATACTGTTCAAGGTTATGATTTAAACTACGCTGGTGTGATATTTGGGAACGAAATAAAATATGATGCTGTAAATCATGAAATTTATATAGACAAAGAAAATTATTACGACACTAAAGGCTCTGTTGGAATCGATGATCCCAATCAACTCAAAGAATATGTCATTAACATATACAAAACAATGATGTATAGAGGTATTTTAGGAACATACGTCTATGTTGTCGATGATGAATTGAGAGGTTATTTATCTAAATATATCAACCTCAAAGGGTAA
- a CDS encoding tetratricopeptide repeat protein, producing the protein MTIVIARSEFLSILFPNLRQDQSNLIDVLKDFYSIGSTSPEVEISDDFITIKINIEISHRESDLSAEIISLCEQDKITQALPLAKQLVKDYPKVSEYHRLLGQIQSELGNQEEGINALIDSLRWNPKNQYALIMMGNIFARHKGDIDTALIYYNEVLKLDSDDYLALNNIGANLLQLGRLREAKEYFHKAIFSNPNYPNTYYGLAIIAEAEQDYADAFDYIKKSIKNNESKDEVFKNSIAFAKRLSETISKTKPVRDLVRGYVKDLELKYNTQIKIEEDDNISTAAKLELKENYDRDYHLVRYQSKYSTYLHLIVHELIHLELAEDARIADTNHLFTSNQSHKSKFFHNLESEATKLYNNGISKDSVANYFQALHNGLNSQVFNTPIDLFIEDIIFQRFKPLRPIQFYSLYVLINEGVKAVTQKEIVERTPKEIIRVSKIYNLIHATHFKTLFGIDLTGLHKPNKIESDTAKKLYDEFLEYREDRESGEEYELIQHWAEDLKMDGYFDLILESKYRSQSIDDVIESVNSDPFNLSESDPSQERKMRSFVESHTSEDVNMAVVMYMVSALEYLKEMSQEKIKKIAFEFATVGMQGIDPNKGGYHVPSIPNSNFSGYKTLAFYYVTWAKGIPDMLGQLQMPFDKEYELATAFLKK; encoded by the coding sequence ATGACTATCGTAATTGCTCGCTCAGAGTTTCTTTCAATTTTATTTCCGAATTTGAGACAAGATCAAAGCAACTTGATTGATGTGTTAAAGGATTTTTATTCTATAGGTTCTACGTCACCCGAGGTTGAAATTTCTGATGATTTCATTACTATTAAGATCAATATTGAAATTAGTCATAGAGAGTCTGATCTCTCAGCTGAAATTATTTCGCTCTGTGAACAGGATAAAATAACCCAAGCCCTACCCCTTGCAAAGCAATTGGTAAAAGATTATCCAAAGGTCTCAGAATATCACAGACTACTTGGTCAGATTCAATCAGAACTAGGAAATCAAGAAGAAGGAATTAATGCGCTAATTGATTCCTTGAGGTGGAACCCGAAAAATCAATATGCTTTAATTATGATGGGAAATATATTTGCTCGTCATAAGGGGGACATTGATACGGCATTGATTTATTACAATGAGGTTTTAAAGCTAGACTCAGACGATTATTTAGCATTAAATAATATTGGAGCCAACCTTTTGCAGCTTGGTAGACTTAGGGAGGCTAAAGAGTATTTCCACAAGGCAATATTTTCTAACCCCAATTACCCAAACACTTATTACGGTCTAGCTATTATTGCTGAAGCCGAGCAGGATTATGCTGATGCATTCGATTATATTAAAAAGTCTATTAAGAATAATGAATCAAAGGATGAGGTATTCAAAAACTCTATTGCTTTTGCAAAGCGATTGTCTGAAACAATTTCTAAAACGAAACCAGTACGAGATCTAGTAAGAGGGTATGTCAAAGATTTAGAGTTAAAATACAATACTCAAATAAAAATAGAAGAGGATGATAACATATCTACAGCCGCCAAACTTGAGCTAAAAGAAAACTACGATAGGGATTATCATTTGGTGAGATATCAAAGTAAATACTCTACATATCTACATTTGATCGTTCACGAACTTATTCATCTTGAATTAGCTGAAGATGCAAGGATAGCGGACACTAATCATTTGTTCACCTCTAACCAATCCCATAAATCTAAGTTTTTTCACAACTTAGAATCAGAAGCCACGAAGCTTTACAACAATGGCATATCAAAGGATAGTGTTGCTAACTATTTTCAGGCACTTCACAACGGATTGAATAGCCAAGTCTTCAATACACCGATAGACTTATTCATAGAAGACATTATATTCCAACGTTTTAAACCACTGCGCCCGATACAATTTTATTCCTTATATGTTCTAATAAATGAAGGAGTCAAGGCAGTAACTCAAAAGGAGATAGTAGAACGTACACCGAAGGAAATAATTAGAGTAAGCAAGATTTACAATCTAATACATGCAACGCATTTTAAAACGTTATTTGGAATTGATTTGACAGGACTTCATAAGCCTAACAAAATAGAGTCAGACACAGCTAAGAAGCTTTATGATGAATTTCTTGAATACAGAGAAGACAGAGAGTCTGGAGAAGAATATGAACTAATACAACATTGGGCTGAGGATTTAAAAATGGATGGGTATTTTGATTTGATTTTAGAATCGAAGTATAGAAGTCAATCGATTGACGATGTGATTGAAAGTGTCAACTCTGATCCCTTCAACTTAAGCGAAAGCGATCCTTCTCAGGAACGAAAAATGCGATCATTTGTAGAATCACATACTTCGGAGGACGTGAATATGGCTGTCGTTATGTACATGGTTTCTGCGTTAGAATACTTGAAGGAAATGTCCCAAGAAAAAATAAAGAAGATAGCCTTTGAATTTGCTACAGTTGGCATGCAAGGCATTGACCCAAATAAAGGTGGATATCATGTTCCTTCTATCCCAAACTCAAATTTCAGCGGTTACAAAACACTAGCGTTTTACTATGTAACTTGGGCTAAAGGTATTCCTGACATGTTAGGACAACTACAAATGCCGTTTGATAAGGAGTATGAATTGGCAACCGCATTTCTAAAAAAATGA
- a CDS encoding helix-turn-helix domain-containing protein has product MNSTVTFENLPALILTLQNEIEELKTIILNQSSNEHNDDLPINIQDVSALTGLKVNTLYGYCQRREIPYQKKGNRLYFFKSEIIEWLKADRKHTVTEMLQKIN; this is encoded by the coding sequence ATGAATTCTACAGTAACATTTGAAAACCTTCCTGCTCTAATCTTGACCCTTCAAAATGAGATTGAAGAGCTTAAAACAATTATACTAAATCAATCATCAAACGAACATAATGATGATTTGCCTATTAATATTCAAGATGTTTCTGCCTTAACGGGTCTCAAAGTGAACACGCTCTATGGCTACTGCCAACGAAGGGAAATTCCCTACCAAAAGAAAGGAAATCGACTCTATTTCTTTAAATCAGAGATAATAGAATGGCTCAAAGCGGATCGCAAACATACGGTAACCGAGATGCTTCAAAAGATTAATTAA
- a CDS encoding nucleotide pyrophosphohydrolase, whose product MSDLDMTIQKLVKFRDERDWSQFHNSKDLSIALSLEASELLELFLWKDNEDFDKSKMKEELADVLCYAFLLANKNGLDIIEIVNDKIEKNSLKYPISKAKGTAKKYNEL is encoded by the coding sequence ATGAGCGATCTAGATATGACAATTCAAAAGTTAGTTAAATTCAGAGATGAAAGAGACTGGTCACAATTCCATAATAGCAAAGATCTAAGCATCGCACTTTCTCTGGAAGCCAGTGAACTTTTAGAGCTGTTTCTCTGGAAGGATAATGAAGATTTTGACAAATCCAAAATGAAGGAAGAATTGGCAGACGTTCTGTGTTATGCGTTTCTACTCGCTAATAAAAACGGTTTAGACATCATAGAAATTGTAAACGATAAAATTGAAAAAAACAGCTTAAAATACCCTATAAGCAAGGCAAAGGGAACTGCCAAAAAATACAATGAATTATAG
- the mnmE gene encoding tRNA uridine-5-carboxymethylaminomethyl(34) synthesis GTPase MnmE yields MFKNDTIVALATPAGSGAIAVVRLSGPESHDIAAAIFVPAFAKANSKPTAKLYERLHPNTVTLGHVYDGDRIVDQVLLTRFDAPRSYTGEHVVEISCHGSIYIQQEIIGLCLRQGARMAAAGEFTLQAFLNAKMDLSQAEAVADLISSESATAHQIALQQMRGGFSSELQDLRKQLLNFSSMIELELDFSEEDVEFANRDDLKVLLANAQKTLRKLIDSFALGNVLKSGIPIAIVGEPNVGKSTLLNALLNEEKAIVSEIAGTTRDSIEDEINIDGIRFRFIDTAGIRETTDTIETMGIQRSYAKAEQSRLVLYLLDATQLDSNPRIVHCLMRIQILKERFPDKPVIVVLNKLDEITGLQHAEITKQIKKRSPETIVISLSAKSGTGVDEMKEALVASFQSGALSGDDSIVSNARHYDALQKAYASLLEVQQGIANDISSEFLAIDIKATAESLGLITGEITNDELLGNIFSQFCIGK; encoded by the coding sequence ATGTTTAAAAACGATACGATTGTGGCGCTTGCCACGCCGGCTGGTTCTGGTGCCATTGCAGTAGTGAGGCTTTCTGGTCCGGAATCCCATGATATTGCTGCGGCTATTTTTGTTCCCGCTTTCGCGAAAGCGAACTCAAAACCAACAGCCAAACTCTATGAAAGACTGCATCCCAACACTGTGACTTTGGGACACGTTTATGACGGCGATCGTATCGTAGATCAGGTGCTACTGACCAGATTTGACGCGCCCAGATCCTACACCGGTGAGCATGTGGTTGAGATCTCTTGCCATGGTTCCATCTACATACAGCAGGAAATCATAGGATTGTGTTTGAGACAAGGTGCTCGCATGGCCGCGGCAGGTGAGTTTACCCTACAGGCATTTCTCAATGCAAAAATGGACCTATCACAAGCCGAAGCCGTTGCAGACCTGATTTCTAGCGAAAGCGCCACGGCACACCAAATTGCTCTGCAACAAATGCGCGGTGGCTTTTCTAGCGAACTCCAAGATTTGCGCAAGCAATTGCTCAATTTTTCCAGTATGATTGAATTGGAACTGGATTTTAGCGAGGAAGATGTGGAATTTGCCAACCGTGACGACCTCAAGGTTTTACTGGCCAATGCCCAAAAAACATTGCGCAAGCTTATTGATTCTTTCGCGCTGGGTAATGTATTGAAATCTGGTATTCCCATCGCGATTGTAGGAGAACCCAATGTGGGAAAATCAACCCTGTTGAATGCCTTACTCAACGAGGAGAAAGCTATTGTAAGCGAGATCGCGGGTACAACGCGTGATAGCATTGAGGACGAGATCAATATTGACGGCATCAGGTTTAGGTTTATAGATACTGCAGGTATACGTGAGACGACGGATACTATTGAAACCATGGGAATCCAACGCAGTTATGCAAAGGCAGAGCAATCCAGACTGGTTTTATATCTGCTGGATGCGACACAGCTGGATTCTAATCCGCGAATTGTGCATTGCCTGATGCGTATCCAGATTTTGAAGGAGCGCTTTCCTGACAAACCCGTTATTGTTGTCCTCAATAAACTTGATGAAATCACAGGATTACAACACGCCGAAATCACGAAGCAAATCAAAAAACGTTCTCCAGAAACGATCGTTATCTCGCTAAGCGCAAAATCAGGTACTGGAGTTGATGAGATGAAAGAGGCACTGGTAGCAAGCTTTCAAAGCGGTGCCTTGAGCGGTGATGATAGCATTGTGAGCAACGCAAGACACTATGATGCTTTGCAAAAAGCCTATGCATCACTTCTAGAAGTCCAGCAAGGAATCGCCAACGATATTTCCAGTGAATTTCTCGCTATCGACATCAAAGCTACCGCCGAGTCTTTAGGCCTCATTACCGGCGAGATCACAAACGACGAGCTGTTAGGTAATATTTTTAGTCAATTCTGCATCGGGAAATAG
- a CDS encoding helix-turn-helix transcriptional regulator, which yields MSSNIRIKRVCQHCEKEFTAKTTVTKYCGDTCAKRAYKARKRNEKIEAANGTLKRSSKPKASLHDKRILTVNEASEFLGCSTKTIYRLIKLNKVQAINLGERMTRIDKVSLEELFAEPSSSSSTKSAYRTPNLKDCYSLKEISDLYGISQSALYTILKKYDIAKFRQGKFSYVLKNEIDRIFDGSEN from the coding sequence ATGAGCAGTAATATTAGAATTAAACGTGTTTGCCAGCATTGTGAGAAGGAGTTTACAGCCAAAACTACAGTAACAAAATACTGTGGAGACACTTGCGCCAAAAGAGCCTATAAGGCTAGAAAAAGGAATGAAAAAATAGAGGCCGCTAACGGTACATTAAAAAGGTCTTCGAAACCAAAGGCCTCATTACATGACAAAAGAATTCTTACTGTAAATGAGGCATCTGAATTTTTAGGTTGCTCGACTAAAACCATTTACAGATTAATAAAATTAAACAAAGTACAAGCAATCAATCTTGGAGAAAGGATGACGAGAATTGATAAGGTTTCTCTTGAAGAACTATTCGCTGAACCCTCAAGCAGTTCATCAACGAAGTCAGCCTATAGAACCCCAAATCTCAAAGATTGTTATTCCTTGAAAGAGATATCTGACCTCTATGGAATATCTCAAAGCGCATTATACACGATTCTTAAGAAATATGACATTGCCAAATTCAGACAAGGCAAGTTTTCATATGTACTTAAAAATGAGATAGACAGAATTTTTGATGGCTCTGAAAATTAA